Part of the Deltaproteobacteria bacterium genome is shown below.
GTGACGAGTTGCGTCGGCGCTGGCGCCTGGCTCGCGATTTCGATCAGGGCAGAGTCTACACCGGGCGCTGGGGGGCTATCCCGCGCGGATCGGTCTGGCCCGTGGCGGAAGTCAACGAGGACGCATGAGTTCGTGCAGAGCAACGAATGCGAACGCTGGTAGCGTGCTGCGCCGCCGCGACGACGGCGACCACCTGATCGACCTCATCCGCCGCCGCAACGCGGCCGAGCCGCAGGGGCCGGCATGAGCGCGTGGGTCAAGCTCGTCACGTCGTGTGCGGACTGCCCGCTCGATCACGACGACGATCGCAACGGACGATGGTGCGCGCATCCTGGCGTCGTGCAATCGCAGCGGCTGAAGCAGTCCGACGATCGCCTCCCGCGGGGCTGCCCCCTGCGCCGCGAGCAGCTAATCATCGCGAGGGCCCCGAAGACATGAGGCGCCGACCATCCAAGGCCGCCACCAACGCGCCGCCCGTCGACACCGCGCGCGTCACCGTGCACTGCACCTCGGCCTCCTGCGGCTGGTCGACACAGCGCCGCCGCGAGACCGCACTCGAGCGTCCGTGCCTGCGGTGCGGCGCCGAAGTCCGCCTCGTCGACGTGGGCGCCGGCCGACCGCGCCTGCCCGAGGACCAGCGCCGCGTGCTGATGCGCCTGTGGGTCCTGCCCGCGACGATCTCCTGGCTCGACGAGCTCGGGCTGTCCGGCGCCGAGTACCTGGACGAGGGCGCCGCGCGGGCGAAGCGAGCTCGGCGAAACACAAAGGCCCGGCGCGCGTGAAGCAGGCCAGGCCCTCGGTCCCCCACCATCCTGGCAGACGTGGGGGCGGTCAGCGGAGGACGCCGAAGATGAGCGACGCCGACACCCGAGGTATGCAGTAGCACCCGCGCAAACGCAAGGGCGCACTTTCTACTTGACGCCGGCGCCAACCGGCTGCATCACAGATCGGCGGGCTGGCACCCGCGAGGGAAGCGAAGAAGATGACCACCCACTACCAGCGGAAGCGCGCGAACGCGCATTCACTCCCGATCGACCCGGGCTCTCTGGACGTCGGCTACGAAGAGGCGGAGGCGATGGCCGATGAACTGCTCGGTCCGCCGGTCGACTCACACGTGAGCCGGGCCTACGCGCCGTCGTCCGACGTGAAGCGCGGAGGCGACGTCGAGCTCGCGATGGCGGTTGTCGCGAGGAAGGTCGGAGGCTCGCAGTGAAGAAGGCCAGCGAAGCGCGCGAGGCAACCCGCCTCGCGCTGGAGGAGGTGCGCATGGCGTGCCTGCGAATCGAGATCATCGCGGCTCGGATGCGGAGGACTGCATGACGATGCCGGAGCCACTGTGGATTGCGTTGCTGCTAGTCGGCGCGCTGATGCTGTTCCTTGCTTGGGCGTGGAGGACACGATGACCAATGACCCCTACTGCACGGCCACGCCTGTCCCCTCGATGGGAAGCGTGGCGCTCGTCCGCATCCGAGATGAGGGCGGCACCGCCATCGGCTCGGCACACCTGTTCGCCAGCGGGCGCGCGTGGGCCCGCGACGACCGCCACGGCCTGACCTCGTGGCACGACTCGCTCGAGCTGGCGATCGCCGAGGTCCGCCGTCGCTGCCTCTGCGCAGCGCGTCACGAGGCGGTGTGCCCATGAGCCTCGACGAACTGATCCGGCTCCAAGCAGGGGCCCTCGACGCCATCCTCTCGATGGCGATGATGCGGCCGCACGTCGAGCCGCTGCCCACTGGCTGGCGCGTGATCGTGACGACACGCAGCGACGCGCCGCCGATCACCGTGGAGACGACGCGGACCGATCTGGTCGGGCTCGTCGACGCTCTGCAGCAGACACACGCACGGTGGTCGCTGGCCACAAGGAGGGTCGAGTGATTACGGACCAAGACTACGAGCAGGCTCTACGCGATCTGCACATCATCACGGACCAAGACTACGCGCAGCCTCTACGCGATCTGCACGTCATCACGCCGTGGGCTCGCATTCACGAACGCGCAGCTTTCATCGCGAGCATGCGCGAGGTGGACGATGCCTATCGCAAGTTGAGCGACATCATCACCTCAGGCCCCGGCGGAGTAGGACTGCACGCGTACGAGCAGGCGGTCCGCGAAGCTGCGCAAGCACTGCGCATCCTGCTCGATCTGCACTGCCCGGTGGTGTCGACATGATCGCCGGACGACTGGATGACCTGTTCATCCGCGAGGAGGTGTCGTGGCACGAGTTCGCCGACGACCCGCGCGAGTACGACGCTCCGCCGCGCTGCCGCGTCAGCCAGCTCGAGCCAATCGAGGTGTCCGTGGACTACACCGACGAGGACGGCACGGAGTTCGAGTGCGTCGTCGCGCTCGACGGTGAGTCGCGGGCGGCGTGGGTGGACGCGTGGGTCAAGGGCGACCGTGTCGAGCTCGACGCGGACCAGCGCGAGGCGATCGTCAGGCTCGCGATGGAGAGCCGATGAAGGCGCACGAGTATCACCAGATCCGGGCGTGGTCGGCATCCTCGAACGAGGACTACCTTGCCGACCCGACGCGCTACTTCCTGTGCCACGTGGAGCGCTCGATGGAGCGCGGCGCACCGACGCAAGAGACCGAGGTCGGGACCGGATGTCACTCCCTCGTGCTCGAGGGTGCCGAGGCCTACGAGCGCAGCGTGGCGATCTGGCGCGGCGGCCCGACCGAGGAAGGGCGCCACTCGATGCGTCGCGGCACGAACGCGTGGAAGGCCTTCGAGGTCGAGGCGCGGAAGGCCGGCAAGGCGATCGTCAGCGAGACCGACAACGACACGATCGAGGCGATGGCGACGGCGCTGCATGGCCACGCCGATGCACGAAAGCTGCTGTTCGATCTGCCGGGCCTTGCCGAGCACACGTTGCAGTGGTCGATCAACGGCTGGCCCTGCAAGGCGCGGCTCGATCGCTACCTGCGAGCCCAGCGTGTGATCGTGGACCTGAAGACCACGGCAGCCGACAGCTTCGCTGACGTCATGCGGCAGGCCGCCACGCTCGGGTACCACCGCAAGGCGGAGTGGTACATGCGTGGGCACCAGGCCTGCTACGCCGAGCCGGCGCGGGCCTTCGTGTTCGTGTCGGTTCGCAGCCACGCCCCGCACCACGTCTGGGTCTGGCGCTTCGATTCGGACTGGGAGACGGCTGCGCGCATCGAGGTCGACGAGATCGTGGCAGGCATCCAGTCGCGCATGGAGTCCGGCGACTGGCGTCCGCGTGAGTGCCACGGCCTGCAGGTGGCGAGCCCGCCGCTCTACCTGATGCGGTCGGAGACACGCGACGAAGTCGACCGGCGTCGACGAGAGGAGTTCGCAGCATGACCGAAGCACTTGCCATCCCAACGCCTGCACCGCTCGCCTACTCCGAGATGAGCGACGAGCAGCGCCTGATGCTCAAGCAGGTTTGCGCCGGTACGAACCTGAACGATCAGCAGTTCGCGCTGCTGTGCGAGGTCGGCAAGCGCACCGGGCTCGACCCGCTGCGGCGCCAGATCTACGGGCTGATCTTCCAAGGCCGGTTCGTCGTGATGACCGGGATCGACGGCTTCCGCGCGGTGGCTCGCCGCAACGGCCTCGCCGGCATCGAAGCCCCTCGATTCGACTACGTCGACGAGCAGAAGCGCATCCCATCGGCATGCGAGATCACCGTGCATCGATGGGGACGCGGCGGCAAGGAGAGCTACACGGCTCGCTGCCTGTTCCGCGAGTTCGCGCGGTTCGGTCGCGACGGCAAGCTGATGGGGCCGTGGCAGACGTCGCCACACCACATGCTGGCGAAGTGCACCGAAGCGCTCGCGCACCGGATGGCGTTCACGGAGTGGATGGGCGGCGTCTATGAGCGCGACGAGTTCCCGCGCGAGCACGTTGTGCGTCAGCAGCAGCCTGCGACAACCGTCGACGAGTTGATCTCGGAGCCTGCCGACGAGCCCGCCGAAGTGATCTACGACGACGACCCGACTGCGAAGGACGCACCATGAGCCACGCAAACGAGAGCGCCGGCAAGCGCGGCGACGGGGCCAGGGGGCCCGCGCCATGTGGATCTCAGCGTCGACGGGTGACGAGCGCATCCGTGCGTGCGCTCATCGGAACGGGCCAGCGTGAGGGAGCACCACGGGAGCCCGAGCGCGGGCGGGCGGGCCGGAGAGGCGGTCGGGAGGAGTTGGCCTGGGCCACGTCTCTACCACGTGGCCGCGTGGCTGCGGACGAAGTTGAGGACGGACCGTCGGCAGCAGCGGTGCGAAGGGCAGCGACGGGGATGGGCGACATGATCGCGGATCGAGGTGACGCCGGCGGGGCGGCCGCCCGCAGCGGCGGGCTCTCGGCGCGCGCGGCGGCGCAGCGGCGCACGCGCGACGAGGGACGCGTGAGCACCATCGATTCCATTCGTCTCGTTCTGCGCGTCAACCCCGGCGACGTCTCGAACAACCGACGACACGTGCCCGAGTACGACCGGCGCCGTCGCCCGACCGGCCGACTCATCCTTTCTCGCGAGTACAGGAGCGGGCTGGACGAGATGGCGCTGCAGGTCGCATCGCAGCGCCACGCCGAAGGATGGACGACGGTGCGCAAGCCGTCGTTCGTGACGGTCTCGATCGTCACCTACTGGCCCACCTGGCAGGGCGACGTCGACGCGACGAGCAAGGCGAGCATCGACGCACTGCAGCTCGGTGGCATCGTCGAGAACGACCGCCAGTGCCTGCCCGTCACGCTCAACCGCGCCGTCGACAAGGAGTCGCCGCGCATCGAGATCGAGGTTGTTCGTGGCTGAGCGCGCGCGGCACTGGATCAAGCTGTGGGTCGCGTGGCTCACGACGCCGGCGCACGTCGAGTTGAGCGGCGGAGCCCTCGGCCTGGGGCCGCTGCTGCTCCTGCTGGCCACGTGGGATGGCGAGTACGACTCGGGCGGGTGGCTGCTCGCCGAGGACGGCTCGCCGATCAGCCGCGAGGCGCTGGCTCGAGCGACCCATCGGACCCGGCAGCAGCTCGACCGCGAGCTCGCGGAACTGGTGAAGTGCCGGACCCTCACCGTCCGCGATGACGGTGCGGTCGGGTTTGCCCGCTACGGGCACTGGCAGGAGACGTCGTCGGCGACACGCACCAGGCGTTACAGAGAGCGTCACCGTGACGCGCCATGTGACGCACGCGGTGACGGAGATGTGCGCGCACAGTTCGTGATTTGTGACGCACAGACGGAAGACGGGAGACGGGAGATTAACAAACCACCCCCAACCCCTCCGCCAGCGGAGGGGGGTCCTGTCCTGGTCTCGCCTTCGGCTGCACCGGCCAAGCCCCGCCGCGGAAAGCCGAGGCGCACGCCGCCCGACGGCTTCGCCGAGGAGTGCTTCGCGACGCTGGTGGCCGCCTGCCGCGAGCTGAGCCCGGGCACCGCTGCCGGTCCCCGCCGGCTCACCGACGGCATGCGGGACAGCCTGGCGAAGCTCTACGCCGCCGAGGAGCCATCGGCCGCCGAGTGGGCCCTGGCGGTCCGCAGGCGCCTCGAGCTCGACAGGGCGGGCGACCGCTACGGGTCGCTGACCTGGGAGCACCTGTGCCGTCCTGCGAGCTTCAGGCGGTACCGGGACGCCGTCGATGCGGGGGCTGCCGACGTGGCGCCGGTGGACCTCGACGCGCTCGGAGAACTGCCCGACTGGGAACCCGCGGGGGCTGAGCCATGAGCGACCAGCTGGACATCGGCGCCATCCTCGGCCGCCTGCGCACCACGATCCGCCGCCGGCCCACCGACCTCGAGGCCCGCGACCACTTCGCGAGCTGGTGGGAGGCGCTGCACTGCGAGCTTGCGGCGGCCCGTCGGGACCAGGTGTCCGGCCTGGTGCTGCTGCGGGTGTCGGCGGAGGACGTCGAGCACGCTCGCCGGATGGCCGCGTGGGCCCGGCACAGCGCTGCGGACCTGGCCTGGCAGGAGCAGCCCGACAACGTCTACGCGCTGCGTGAGTGGCAGCGCGCGCGGCCGAAGGACGACGACCAGCACGACGCGAAGGCGGTCTACGCCGCGCTGCCCGAGCGCGTGCGGGCGTGCCTCGCACTGCGGCCGCGAGCACCCGATCGACGCGACATCCCGGTGGCCCGACCGTCGCAGCACATGCCGCCGCGGTGGCCGCCCATCCGGCCCGGCGTGCTGTGGTCGGAGTACCTGCGCGAGCTGCTGAGCGAGTTCCGCCGCATTGCCGGCGTGGAGGAGGACTGATGGACACCGAAGACCTACGATACCAGATCCAACAACTCGGTGATCTGCTCGCAATGTGCCAGACAGAGCAGCGATCGGTGCTCGAAAAGCTCCAGCGGGTGAGCGCGGACCTGAGCGCGGTTGCATCGGCGATCGCGCCCCGACCCAAGCTGTCGACGCGCGACTGGGCAGCCGAACTTGCGGCGCTCGAGGATGGCTCGTGGGTATGGGAGGCACCAACGAAGTCGGCCGGATGGTGGGCAGTTCGCCGCGACCCTCGGCACAGCCGCAGCATCGACATCGTCCCGCTGCGAGACATCACGGAACAACGGGAGAAGGTCTGCCGCAGTGTGTTTTGCGAGATCGCGAAGCTGGTCGACGAGCGCGACGACGTGGAGCGTGGGCGATGAGCCACTCCGACATCTTCGGCGCGGCCATCTTGGCCATCGTCGCGATCACGCCGATCGCCCTGGCTGCTGTTGCTAACACCGATTGGTACGAGCCTCGCGCTCCGAAAGCTGCGCTACGAGGCCGAGCTACGCGCGCACCAGCGGGCGCTACGAGAGTGATGACCCGCTGCGCAAGCGGGTGGTGGTGGTGGGATGTCTGGAACCCGCACCTGCGCGAATGGATCGCAGGCCGCAACTTCACGTTGCGCAGCGCAAAGCGAGCGGCCGCCGAAGCGCTTGCAGGGCGAGGCAGGCGATGACGTTCGCGTGCATCATGATCGACCCGCCGTGGCCCGAGCGCGGCGGCGGCAAGATCAAGCGCGGCGCCGACCGTCACTACCCGCTGATGCGGTGGCAGGAGACGCTCTCCGTGTTGTTGCGCGCGCCGGTGTGGACGCCCGCGCCGTCGTGCCACCTGTGGTGCTGGTACACGGACAACCACCTGCTCGCCGCGCTCAAGCTCGTGGAGGCGCTCGACTTCCGCTACGTGCGCACGATGGCGTGGGCGAAGGACCGCATCGGAATCGGGCAGTACATGCGAGGGCAGCACGAGGGCTGCATCCTCGCGGTGCGTGGCGCGGCGATGAAGCCCGCCCGAGCACCATCGTCTCTGGTGGTCGCGAAGCGGCGCCAGCACTCGCGCAAGCCCGACGAGGCGATCGCGACGATCGAACGAGTGTCACCGGGGCCGCGACTCGAAATGTTCGCGCGCGGGCCTCGGGAAGGGTGGACGACATGGGGGAACGAGGCATGACCGACCAACTACCACTGAGCGTGCAGGCGGAGCTCGCCGAGGCGCGCGCGAACGCTGACCGCGTGCGCCGGCTCGAGGCCGAGTTGCGGGATGCGGAGAACGAGCGGGACGACGCCATCGCCGATACGATTGCGACGAAGAAGGCGCAGAGCAGCACCGAGGTCGACAGCTTCACCGAGCTACTTGGGAAGCTCGCTGACGTGACGACCGAGAGCGACGTGTTGCAGGCGAAGCTCGACGGCGCGTCGAAGGTGATCGCCGAGATGGCGGCGACCCGCGACCGGCTGCAGGCCGAGGTCGAAGATGCGAATCTCTCACTGGGCCTCGAGCGTGAGCATCGCAGGCGGGCGGAGGCCAGCAGCAGCGCGCAAGCCTTCGACGCACTGATGCGCAAGCTCGACGCGGCGACCCGCGAGGTCGCCATCCTCCGCGAAGCACAGCGCCTCGTCCCGCGGGACCTCGCGCCGAAGCACCCAGCGTGCGCCTGCGCCAAGCTGCCGCGCGTGCACCCCTACGAGCCGCGGTCATGCACTGCGGCGGGCGACGAGTCGATGCGGAGGGACGGGTGATGGCCGAGTGCGAAGACGAGAACGACGGCCGACAGGCCTGGTTCGACAACGCCGCGCGGATTTGTCGATGCTGCCGTTCACTGCTGCCCGATGTCTGCCGAGGTGTCGCGATCATGGCACGTGCGAAGACGACGAGGCTCTCGACCTCGACGGGGAGGACGGGTCGATGGCCGGCGCATGCGACGAGTGCGGCGGCCGACGGCCCGGGGGGGCCTCGACAGGCGGACCCCCCACACGTCCGAAGCGACGACTCCCGCCCGCTCACGGCCGGGGGCCGGTTCATCAGGCGCTGGACCGTGTTCGCGATGCCGATGAGGTCGACATGAGCACGAAGAAGCAACGACGACGAAGCATCTCCATCCGGCCGCAGGTGTTCGTCCGGCTGCACTGGATCCCGCGCGACGAACTCCAGTCGCTCACCGCCAAGGTCGAGGCCATCCTCAACGAGCACATGGACGCGATCGGCGTGCCCTCGATCTCGCGCGAGGACGCCATCAGGTGGATCGAGCAGCACGAGCGCGACGCACCCTCGAAGCCCGCGGCTAGCGGGGTCTGGACGTTCTGAATGACGCAAGAGACCTTCGACGTCGACACCCTCGTCTCCGCCGTCGCGTCCGTCGACACGCGAGGTACCATGCGGCCCACTGTCCGCGATACACCGTGGGGCAAGCGCGTGCAGCTCGGCAACGCGGTCGACTCGTTCTTGTTCGTCAGCCGGGGCGGACTCGTCGGCATGTCGCCGGCTGTGCCGCTGCGGTGGCGCCGGCCCATCCGGCTCGCGCTGCAGGATGCGGGGGTGCAGGTGCGGTGCCCGCGTGACGTGCCGGGCTCGAGGAGGGACGGGTGAAGGTGATCGATCTATTCGCCGGCGCCGGCGGCAGCTCCGAGGGCGCGCGCCAGGCGGGCGCGGCGGTCGTCTGGGCCGCGAACCACTGGCCGCTCGCCGTCGAGGTGCATCAGCGCAACCACCCGGACACCGAGCACGTCTGCCAGGACCTGCATCAGTGCGACTGGTCGCGCGCGCCGAGCTGCGACCTCGTGCTTGCGTCGCCAGCGTGCCAGGGGCACAGCCGCGCGGCGTCGGCCGGCGGGACTGGTCGCCGCGGTAGCGCCGCGAAGCACGACGCCGACCGCTCGACGGCGTGGGCCGTGGTGTCGTGCCTCGAGGCCACGCGCGCGCCGCTGGCCGTCGTGGAGAACGTCACCGAGTTCCGCACGTGGGCGCTCTACCCGTCGTGGTGTGACGCGCTGGAGCGGCTCGGCTACATCCTCACCGAGCACGTGATCGACGCGGCGTGGTCGGGCGTGCCGCAGCGGCGCAAGCGGCTGTTCATCGCCGCGGCCCGAGGCGATCGCGGCCTGGTGCTCGCATTGCCGGTCGAGGAGCCACGCAAGGCGTTCAACATCCTCGACCCGGCCGATGATCGCGGGTGGCGAGACGTGGCCGAGCTCCCGCCCGGTGCTCGCGCGCGCATCGAGCGGGCAGCAGCACGGCAGCACCCCGACCGCACGTTCGTGG
Proteins encoded:
- a CDS encoding DNA cytosine methyltransferase, translated to MIDLFAGAGGSSEGARQAGAAVVWAANHWPLAVEVHQRNHPDTEHVCQDLHQCDWSRAPSCDLVLASPACQGHSRAASAGGTGRRGSAAKHDADRSTAWAVVSCLEATRAPLAVVENVTEFRTWALYPSWCDALERLGYILTEHVIDAAWSGVPQRRKRLFIAAARGDRGLVLALPVEEPRKAFNILDPADDRGWRDVAELPPGARARIERAAARQHPDRTFVANYVTDDVGSDLCDPVTTITTKHQRAWIRRTRGGGLIRRMWTSREYARAMGFPDSYQLTGRVSDDCRLVGNAVCPPVMRAIVEQISKRG
- a CDS encoding methyltransferase gives rise to the protein MTFACIMIDPPWPERGGGKIKRGADRHYPLMRWQETLSVLLRAPVWTPAPSCHLWCWYTDNHLLAALKLVEALDFRYVRTMAWAKDRIGIGQYMRGQHEGCILAVRGAAMKPARAPSSLVVAKRRQHSRKPDEAIATIERVSPGPRLEMFARGPREGWTTWGNEA
- a CDS encoding recombinase RecT codes for the protein MSDEQRLMLKQVCAGTNLNDQQFALLCEVGKRTGLDPLRRQIYGLIFQGRFVVMTGIDGFRAVARRNGLAGIEAPRFDYVDEQKRIPSACEITVHRWGRGGKESYTARCLFREFARFGRDGKLMGPWQTSPHHMLAKCTEALAHRMAFTEWMGGVYERDEFPREHVVRQQQPATTVDELISEPADEPAEVIYDDDPTAKDAP
- a CDS encoding PD-(D/E)XK nuclease-like domain-containing protein is translated as MKAHEYHQIRAWSASSNEDYLADPTRYFLCHVERSMERGAPTQETEVGTGCHSLVLEGAEAYERSVAIWRGGPTEEGRHSMRRGTNAWKAFEVEARKAGKAIVSETDNDTIEAMATALHGHADARKLLFDLPGLAEHTLQWSINGWPCKARLDRYLRAQRVIVDLKTTAADSFADVMRQAATLGYHRKAEWYMRGHQACYAEPARAFVFVSVRSHAPHHVWVWRFDSDWETAARIEVDEIVAGIQSRMESGDWRPRECHGLQVASPPLYLMRSETRDEVDRRRREEFAA